TCGCACACAAACTCGTTGAACAGGCGAACGCTGGCTCGCGCAATAACGCGGCAGGTGCAGAAAACAAATGATGCCAGGCGTGTCGGGTGCGCCTGAATTCTGAGCGGATCCGCGTCGCGCCAGCATGCGGGTACAGGCGGTGCTCTACAATGAAAACAAATCTCCTGCACCTGGAGGCTATCGTGAACGAGCACGTGATACTCGGGATTTTCCTAGTCGTTCCGCTGCTGATCGTGATGTTTCTCTTTTCCGACGAATTATGGCAGGAGCACCGCGACCTGCACGACGGACGGCCGTTGCCAGCGCCTCGCCGACGCATCGACTGGCGGCATCCGCTGCGCCGTTCGCGCGAGCGGCTCTGAGATTGGAAGCGGATCGCCAAAGAAAAAAGCCTGCCACGGGGGCAGGCTGAAAAAGAGATCCACACTCAATGCCTTGAACACTAGGCAATGGCAGTCTAGTCGCGACGTGCCAATCGGTGGTTTCAGCGACTTTTACAGTTGTTACTGACCGTGACCGCGATGCACCGAGAGCCGCATCGGCGAGCGATGCGTCGCGCTCTCAATGGGCGCGCCAATGCGCGCGGATCCGCTTCGCGAGCGCTTCGAGCGTGTCCGTATCGGCGGGCTCGCGCGCATGGAGCTTGAGCGGTTGACCTTGCCAGCGCGGAATCACGTGGAAATGGACGTGCGGTACCGTCTGTCCGGCCGCTGCTCCGTTGAACTGGCCGATGAACACGCCGTCCGGGCGCAGTGCCGCGCGCACTGCGATCGCGAGCTTTTGTGCCATGCGCGTCGATGCGACGAGCGCCGCATCGGACAGATCAAAAATTTCCGCCACCGCCTCCTTCGGCACGACGAGCAGATGGCCGTCGGCTTGCGGCATCAGGTCCATGAAAGCCAGCGCCTGGTCGTTTTCGGCCACCTTGATGCACGGTAGTTCGCCGCGCAAGATTTTGGCGAACGGGTTGCTGTCGTTGTAGTTCATCGCGTTTCCTTTCGTTTGGGCTGGGTTCGATTCACGGGTCGAGCGGGACACGGTTTTTTCGCGCAGGTTCGCGCTGCAGGTTTCTTATTCTCTACCCGAACGCATGACGGCATGCGGGCGTCGCGCCGGATCGCTTGCAGCGGCTGGCAGAACGCGCGCAAAAACGCGCGCCGCATCCGCTCGGGGCCGATGAAGCCAGTGTCGGCCGCGACCGTTTCGATCGAATGACGGCCGGTTTCGAGCATCGTGCGAGCCGCTTCGACATGTTGCGCCTCGATCCTGCGGGCCGGCGACTGGCGCTTCTCGTCGCGAAACGCGCGGCTGAACTGGCGTGGCTCAGATGCGCCACATCGGCGAGTTGCTCGACGGTGAGCGGCTCGCGCAGATGGCGCTTCGCATACGACAGCGCGTTCTGGATCCGATCCGAGTTCGGTTCGAGATCGAGCATCACGGAGTACTGCGTCGCGCTGGCGCCCGGGCTCGCGGCTCAATCGCTGACCGCCACCTGATTTTTCCGGTTGCCGACAGGCCCGAGCCTGTTACAGAGTTAATGTCCGGTTACCAACTGCAGCATCTATTTCCGCGCGCGGCGGCGACAATGCATCCATGCCTGAACGGCGGGAGCTCAATATGAAAAAAATCGCAGTGGCGTTGGTAATGGCGGGCAGTTTGACGGTGGCGGGCCAGGCATCCGCGCACGGACACGGCGGTGACGTGGTGGGTGCGCTGATCGGCGGCGCGGTGCTGGGCGCGGTGATCAGCTCCGCGTTGACGCCGGCGCCGGTCGTCGCGTATCCGCAGCCAGTCTATGCGCAGCCCGCGTATCAGTCCGCGCCCGCATACGCGGCACCGCCGCCCGGCTATTGCTACGACCCGTATCAGCGCGCCGACGTCGGATGTGGCGCACCGCCGCCCGGACAGTACGGCTATGCACAGCCGCAACCCGAGCCGCAGTGGTGAATGCGTTAAGTCCTGATGCGCGAATGAATCGGACGAACAGCGCAGACAAAAAGGCCGTCGCTCAATGCGACGGCCTTTTCGATGTGGGGCACCGCTCAGTGCTTGTGATGCAGCCACTCCGCGTAATGCGTGTCTAGCCAGCGCTCGAGCTTGGGCGGCTCGGACGGATCGCGGTGACGCGACATCATCCAGATGGCAAAGCCGACCACCAGCATGACGGCGGGCCCCATCAAGTAGGCGAGCATCGATTCAGACATCGGAACCTCCGTATCGGCTTGCGTCCATCCTCAGTGTAGGCGATGGAAGCGGGGAAAGAACGACGACGTGAAACGGTCACGAAAAGCACAAAAAGGCGCTTTTGCGCCGGCTCTGGAAACCTGATGTTTCGATGATAAATCCTTCTCTTGCTTGGTTTTGCGAGGAGGTCGCATCGACCGGTGTACCATCCAGTTTCCGGCATGACAGCAGGCGTCACAGCGCGCCAAAAGCCATGACAATGCCGTCAAGTGATCCCGTTCGCCGTCTGTCGTGCGACTTCCATCTGGCTATCGACAAAGTCCGCCCAACTCTGAAGCAAGCGACGCTGCCTTGCCGTTTCGCCGGCTGCTTCGTGCTTCGTGATGTCGCCATCCGCGTCTGATTGCTGCTCGATGTCGCGCAGATGCGTCGACGCCGTGCGACGAAAGTCATGCAGCACGAAATGCTCCACGTCGAGCCCCAATGCCTTGACCGCCTGGTTAAGCGTGCTTTTCGCGATCGGCCGATCGCCGCCCCTGACGCTCGGGAATACGAACCGCTCGCTGGTGCGCGCGCGCTGCAGTTCGCGCACCAGCGCCACCGCCTGACGCGGCAGACAGACGATGCGGTCCTCGCGCGCGTTCAGGCGTGCGGCGGGGATCGTCCACAGTGCGTTATCGAGATCGAACTCGGCCCAGGTCGATTCGACGAGCTCCGATTTGCGCACCATCGTCAGCACCAGCAGATGCAGGGCGAGTTTCAGCGGGCGGCGGATGTTCGACGTATCGATCGTGCGCAACATCACGCCGATCTCGGCGCCGGACAGCACGCGGGTGCGACTGCCGAAGGTCGCGATCGAGCGCGCCGGCACGACTTCCGCGGGGTTGCCGGTCGCGAGCTGCCGCGCGATCAGATATGCGTACAGGCGCTTCACGACGTTGCGCGTGTGCAGCGCCATTTTCGGCGAGCCGCGGCTTTTGATTCGCTCGCAGACCGCGACGATGTCGTCGGCGCTCACCGCGCCGATCGGCTTGTTGCCGAGCGCGGGCAGCACGTCCTTGTCGAGCGCGCGCCGCGTGGTGCGGCGATATTCGTCCGACTTGCCGGCGAGCGCGGTCGCGAGATAAAGCTCGGCCGCTTCGCGCAACACGTCGGCCTTGCTCTCGGCGCCGCGATCGCGCCGCGCGGTCGCGATCGGCGAGATGCCCTGCGCGACGAGTGCCGCGTACTTTTGCGCCTTCGCGCGCGCGACGCGCAGCGAAATCATCCGGTAATCGCCGATCGTCGCGAGCGGCTGACGCTTGCCGTTCAACGTATAGCGAAAGCGCCAGACCTTGGTGCCGGTCGTCATGACTTCGATGACGAGGCCGTTGCCGTCGGCGACGCAATAGCGGGTCGCGCGCGGTTCGAGCGCGCGGACTTCGGATTCGGTGAGCGGGGTGGCGAGGCGGGGCATGCTTTTGGGGACGCTGTGCGGTTAGGCTCGGACAGCGGAGATTTTAAACCCTTGCCCGCCTTGTGTACCAAAAATCCTGTGCGTTTTTGGTCGACGAAGGCGATTTCCGATGGCGCCGCAGCCGCGCCACATTGACGTTGACAGGTTGTGTGGCAGCGGCATGGTGCCGATTTGCCGGCTCGACCTTATTTCCCGATACAGAATCGGCTGAAAATCACTCCGAGCAGATCGTCCGAACTGAACTCGCCGGTGATCGAGTTCAGCTGATCCTGCGCGAGCCGCAATTCCTCGGCGAACAGATCGAGCGCCTGCGCGTTCTGCTCCGCATGCGCGGCGGCCGTCGCCAGATGCTCGTCGGCCGCGCGCAACGCAATCAGGTGCCGCTCGCGCGCCAGATAGACGCTTTCCGCGCCCGCCTGCCAACCGGCGATTCGTAGCAGTTCGTCGCGCAGCAATGCGACGCCGTCTCCCTTTTTCGCCGACAGTCGCACCTCGCTGAGCTCGAGGTCGGCGTCGAGTGCGCGCGTCGCCGGCGCGAGCCCGGTCAGGTCGGTTTTGTTCAGCACGCGCACGACCGGTACGCCGCGCGGAAAGCGTCCGGCGATTGTTGCGTCGCCGGCCGTCATGCCGGTACGCGCGTCGAGCAGATGCAGCACCACGTCCGCCCGCTCGATCTCGCCCCACGTGCGCTCGATGCCGATCTTCTCGACCTCGTCCTCGGTCTCGCGCAAGCCGGCCGTGTCGATCACGTGCAGCGGGATCCCTTCGATCTGGATCGTCTGCGCGACCTTGTCGCGCGTCGTGCCGGCGATCGGTGTGACGATCGCAAGTTCGGCGCCGGCGAGTGCGTTCAGCAGCGAAGACTTGCCGACGTTCGGCTGTCCCGCCAGCACGACCGACAAACCTTCGCGCAGCAGCGCACCCTGGCGCGCCTCGCTCAACACGTGCGCGAGACGCTCGCGTATGCGCGCGAGTTTGCCGCGCGCGTCGGCGGCTTCGAGAAAGTCGATTTCCTCTTCCGGGAAGTCGAGCGTCGCCTCGACCAGCATCCGCAGCGTAATCACTTCTTCGACCAGTGCGTGGATGTCGCGCGAGAACGCGCCGTCGAGCGAGCGACCGGCCGAACGCGCGGCGGCCTCGGTGCTCGCCTCGATCAGATCGGCGACGGCTTCGGCCTGCGCGAGGTCGAGCTTGTCGTTCAGAAACGCGCGCCGTGTGAATTCGCCGGGCTCGGCGAGCCGCAGACCGAACGCGCGGCCGGCGTCGACGCAGCGTTGCAGGACCAGCTGCAGCACGACCGGCCCGCCGTGCCCCTGCAGTTCGAGCACGTGCTCGCCGGTGTACGAATGCGGCGCCGGAAAGTACAGCGCGATGCCGCGGTCGAGCGGATTGCCGCTCGCGTCGAGAAACGGCACGTAGCTCGCGTGACGCGCGGTGAGCGTCTGGGCCGTGAGCGCCTGCATCAACGGCTGGGCCGCCGCCGCGCCGGCGCGGCCGAACGAAATCCGCACGACACCAATACCTCCCCGGCCCGGCGCGGTAGCAATGGCAACGATGGGATCGGAGTCGGTTGTAAGCATGGAAAGTCGGGCGAAAACGCGAGGGAGGGCAGGACCGCGTCGGTCAGGTCGGCGCGAGGCATTGTAACGCGCGCGACTCGGACGGAATGGCTCACGGCAAGACCGCAAAGCCGAAGGCGCGCTTTTTCGTCCTATTGGGGTGCGCCGTTCAGATTTATCTTAAGCAAGCTAGGATAATGACTGCGCTAATTAAGAAAACTTAAGACTCGGCAGGTCCGGCGGTTCTGGCAAAGGCAAGCCAGGCAACAGAAAGATGAAAAAAGTCGATTTCGCGGAACGCATTGCCGGGCGCCGGCTGCAAGCTAAATCTATCTCAAATAAGAGAAAACGAAGCTTGGTCGGTTGTCAACTGGTTGAAGGCTGAATTGCACAATCTGGCCCATGCCGACCGACAAAGAAAAAGCCGCCTTCGCGAAGAGGCTGAAGGATCTGCTCGAGCCGCTGAAAATTCGCGGCGGGACTAAACTCGCCGAGCAGTTCAATCTTCGCTATCACGGCGAGCGCCCCGTGACACCGCAGACAGCGCACAAATGGCTGACGGGTACGACGATTCCGAAGCCGGACAAGTTGCGCACGCTCGCCGAATGGTTGAACGTCAAGGAACACTGGCTCCACTACGGACCGCCGCCCGGCACTAGCGCAAGACCGATGGCGCGCGGCGAGAAATATCCGCCGACGCCCGAAACGATCGAGCTCGCCTCCAAGATTGCATCGTTGACGCCGAAGGACCGGAATCTGGTCGAGGAAATGATCGTGCGCTTCTACGGCGAAGACTCTGACGAAGAGTGAGCGACGAAAAAAGGATACGGTCGCCCGCCGCATTTTCTTCAATCGCACTACAAAAAAAGCCGCCCGGTGCGAACCGGGCGGCTTTTCGTATTCGGCTCCGTCGCGGCGGCCATGCGTGCCGCCACGGGACAGAACATCAGGCCGGCTTCGCCTTCGCGCTGCCGATCATCCGCGTGATGTAGTACTGCTGTGCGATCGACAGCACGTTGTTGACGACGTAGTACAGCACCAGACCCGCCGGGAAGAAGAAGAACATGACCGAGAACGCGATCGGCATGAACATCATCATCTTTGCCTGAACCGGGTCCGGCGGCGTCGGGTTCAAGCGGGTCTGCAAGAACATCGACACGGCCATCAGGATCGGCAGGATGAAGTACGGGTCCTGCTGCGACAGATCTTGAATCCACAGAATCCACGGCGCGCCGCGCATTTCCACCGACGACAGCAGCACCCAGTACAGCGAGATGAACACCGGAATCTGGATCACGACCGGCAGACAGCCGCCGAACGGATTGACCTTTTCAGTCTTGTACAGCTCCATCAGCGCCGCGTTCATCTTCTGCGGATCGCCCTTGAAACGCTCGCGCAGCGCCTGCATGCGCGGCGTGATCGCCTTCATGCGAGCCATCGACTTGTAGCTCGCGGCCGATAGCGGAAAGAACACCGCCTTGATCAGCACGGTGAGCAGCACGATCGACCAGCCCCAGTTGCCGACATAGCTGTGGATCTTCGACAGCAACCAGAACAGCGGTTTCGCGATGATCGTGACCCAGCCATAGTCCTTCACCAGATCGAGGCCCGGCGCGATGCCTGCGAGCATCTTTTCTTCTTCCGGACCGGCGAACAGACGCGCATTCACGCTGACGGTCTGGCCCGGCTGGATGGTCGGCATTGCCTCCTTGATCCCGACGCGATACAGCGACGGATCGATCTTCTCGGCGTAGAACTCGCGCTTTGCGCCCTGCTGGGGAATCCATGCTGACGCGAAGTAGTGCTGGACCATCGCGACCCAGCCGTTATCGGCCGATGTCGCAAAGTTCTGCTTGTTCTTGTCGAGATCGCTGAACGTCATCTTCTGGAAGTGGTGCTCGTTCGTGTAGACCGCCGGTCCGATGAACGTGTGCGAGAAGCGCGGCGTTTCGACCGGCTGGTCGTCGCGGACCAGCTCCATATAGACCTGCGGCGTCACCGGCGTGGCGCCCACGTTCTGGACCTTCGTCTCGACGCCGATCACGTAGCTGCCGCGCGTGAACGTGTACGTCTTGATGACCCTGAGCCCGCCCTTTTCCGGCGACTCGAAGCTCATCTGGAACGAGTTCTGACCATCAGCCAGATGGGTCGGCTGATTCGGCATCAGCGTAAAGATGTCGTTGTGATTCGGGAAATCGCCACCGAGCAGACCGGTGCGCGCCAGATACGTGTGATTGTTCGTTTTGTCGAACAGCGTGATCACGAGATCCGGCTGCTTGCCGTCGCCCTGCTTGACGAGCGACAGGCGCGACAATGTGCCGCCGCGGGTGTCGATTTCGCCGCTATAGACGTCGGTGCCGAATTTCACCAGCTGCGATTGCTCGGCCGCCGGCGCATTGCCGGGTGCGGCCGCGGTGGTGGCAGGAAGATCGGCCGGCTGAGTGCCCGGCGTCGTCGTGCCCGGCGCAGAGGTGCCGGCGGTCTGGGTCGGCGTCGTGCTCGGGAAGAACATCGACGGGCGTCCGTGGTCGCGTTGCCAGTTGTCGAACAGCATGACC
Above is a window of Paraburkholderia sprentiae WSM5005 DNA encoding:
- the yidC gene encoding membrane protein insertase YidC translates to MDIKRTVLWVIFFMSAVMLFDNWQRDHGRPSMFFPSTTPTQTAGTSAPGTTTPGTQPADLPATTAAAPGNAPAAEQSQLVKFGTDVYSGEIDTRGGTLSRLSLVKQGDGKQPDLVITLFDKTNNHTYLARTGLLGGDFPNHNDIFTLMPNQPTHLADGQNSFQMSFESPEKGGLRVIKTYTFTRGSYVIGVETKVQNVGATPVTPQVYMELVRDDQPVETPRFSHTFIGPAVYTNEHHFQKMTFSDLDKNKQNFATSADNGWVAMVQHYFASAWIPQQGAKREFYAEKIDPSLYRVGIKEAMPTIQPGQTVSVNARLFAGPEEEKMLAGIAPGLDLVKDYGWVTIIAKPLFWLLSKIHSYVGNWGWSIVLLTVLIKAVFFPLSAASYKSMARMKAITPRMQALRERFKGDPQKMNAALMELYKTEKVNPFGGCLPVVIQIPVFISLYWVLLSSVEMRGAPWILWIQDLSQQDPYFILPILMAVSMFLQTRLNPTPPDPVQAKMMMFMPIAFSVMFFFFPAGLVLYYVVNNVLSIAQQYYITRMIGSAKAKPA
- a CDS encoding HIT family protein — encoded protein: MNYNDSNPFAKILRGELPCIKVAENDQALAFMDLMPQADGHLLVVPKEAVAEIFDLSDAALVASTRMAQKLAIAVRAALRPDGVFIGQFNGAAAGQTVPHVHFHVIPRWQGQPLKLHAREPADTDTLEALAKRIRAHWRAH
- the mnmE gene encoding tRNA uridine-5-carboxymethylaminomethyl(34) synthesis GTPase MnmE, producing the protein MLTTDSDPIVAIATAPGRGGIGVVRISFGRAGAAAAQPLMQALTAQTLTARHASYVPFLDASGNPLDRGIALYFPAPHSYTGEHVLELQGHGGPVVLQLVLQRCVDAGRAFGLRLAEPGEFTRRAFLNDKLDLAQAEAVADLIEASTEAAARSAGRSLDGAFSRDIHALVEEVITLRMLVEATLDFPEEEIDFLEAADARGKLARIRERLAHVLSEARQGALLREGLSVVLAGQPNVGKSSLLNALAGAELAIVTPIAGTTRDKVAQTIQIEGIPLHVIDTAGLRETEDEVEKIGIERTWGEIERADVVLHLLDARTGMTAGDATIAGRFPRGVPVVRVLNKTDLTGLAPATRALDADLELSEVRLSAKKGDGVALLRDELLRIAGWQAGAESVYLARERHLIALRAADEHLATAAAHAEQNAQALDLFAEELRLAQDQLNSITGEFSSDDLLGVIFSRFCIGK
- a CDS encoding transcriptional regulator, producing the protein MPTDKEKAAFAKRLKDLLEPLKIRGGTKLAEQFNLRYHGERPVTPQTAHKWLTGTTIPKPDKLRTLAEWLNVKEHWLHYGPPPGTSARPMARGEKYPPTPETIELASKIASLTPKDRNLVEEMIVRFYGEDSDEE
- a CDS encoding tyrosine-type recombinase/integrase, which produces MPRLATPLTESEVRALEPRATRYCVADGNGLVIEVMTTGTKVWRFRYTLNGKRQPLATIGDYRMISLRVARAKAQKYAALVAQGISPIATARRDRGAESKADVLREAAELYLATALAGKSDEYRRTTRRALDKDVLPALGNKPIGAVSADDIVAVCERIKSRGSPKMALHTRNVVKRLYAYLIARQLATGNPAEVVPARSIATFGSRTRVLSGAEIGVMLRTIDTSNIRRPLKLALHLLVLTMVRKSELVESTWAEFDLDNALWTIPAARLNAREDRIVCLPRQAVALVRELQRARTSERFVFPSVRGGDRPIAKSTLNQAVKALGLDVEHFVLHDFRRTASTHLRDIEQQSDADGDITKHEAAGETARQRRLLQSWADFVDSQMEVARQTANGIT